The proteins below come from a single Oncorhynchus tshawytscha isolate Ot180627B linkage group LG22, Otsh_v2.0, whole genome shotgun sequence genomic window:
- the LOC112221752 gene encoding melanocyte protein PMEL-like isoform X2 has product MKTGTVLAVLLLALFSSAAAKPKSRFTRYRWWNTKMYPVWKDEDPRYKDSWKGGKVKFIVGNDAPTLTAAKVTFTIELQFPHNQKVMPDGEVVWAEDFTVNGTRYHQSEPVYPAQNTEWNGVFPDGTPFRKGGDKPPPYVFVWKTWGQYWQVSDGPSSSLTIGTDDVPLGSYIVDIVIYHYRSHEKFIPLGYASTQFSITDQIPFAVSMSQVNDVNEADLSFVQNRAIAFTISLHDPSEYLSDADITYNWDFGDSSGALISRELTVTHTYIVAGGFKPRVVVQAVIPDKACATPAGVIPTGSTVTIGPANLAGTTVRAPAAAVSAAPVTAATQGATVNVGPSVPAETDTQEDTTEVGASTAQHTKTPSPVNPDTSTVSAGSTTAASEVEPAGETVTAQAPVVIVVKREAGEKPKDDDCVIYRYGSFCAGIDIVEGIESLKIVQVDNALIKTDAFEVERNVVDLTVTCHGSLPTEVCMLVSDADCLMPVHTMCNTVSPSSECKLVLRHIFNDSGIFCINVSMTNDVSLAVTSAKVSVTMGSGLSSVGTVAMVIGVLIIALVTGSVAYTYKRFKAYRPLKEESVVGSSSQSAESSPGWSSGPLLFWNLLSRQAPVENSPLLDDRLV; this is encoded by the exons ATGAAGACGGGGACAGTTCTTGCAGTGTTGTTGCTGGCACTGTTTTCATCTGCTGCAGCAA AGCCCAAAAGTCGCTTCACACGATATCGATGGTGGAATACGAAAATGTATCCGGTGTGGAAAGATGAAGACCCTCGCTACAAAGACTCTTGGAAAG GTGGCAAGGTAAAGTTCATTGTGGGCAATGACGCACCGACCCTGACTGCAGCCAAGGTGACCTTTACCATCGAGCTGCAGTTCCCACACAACCAGAAGGTCATGCCCGATGGAGAGGTGGTGTGGGCTGAGGACTTCACCGTCAATG GAACACGCTACCATCAGTCTGAGCCAGTGTATCCTGCACAGAACACGGAGTGGAACGGAGTCTTCCCCGACGGCACACCTTTCAGGAAGGGTGGTGACAAACCCCCTCCGTATGTGTTTGTATGGAAGACATGGG GTCAGTACTGGCAGGTGTCTGAtggcccctcctcctccctcaccatcGGGACAGACGATGTCCCTCTGGGTTCCTACATAGTGGACATTGTCATCTACCACTACCGCAGCCATGAGAAGTTCATCCCTCTGGGATACGCCTCCACACAGTTCTCCATCACTG ATCAAATCCCCTTTGCCGTCTCGATGAGCCAAGTGAACGACGTCAACGAGGCAGACCTGAGCTTCGTCCAGAACAGAGCGATAGCCTTCACCATCAGTCTCCACGATCCCAGCGAGTACCTGAGTGACGCTGACATCACATACAACTGGGACTTTGGTGACAGCAGCGGAGCTCTCATCTCCAGAGAGCTGACTGTCACCCATACCTACATAGTGGCTGGCGGCTTCAAGCCCCGGGTGGTTGTACAGGCCGTTATCCCTGATAAAGCATGTGCCACACCAGCTGGTGTTATCCCCACTGGTAGCACTGTCACTATTGGGCCTGCCAACCTGGCAGGCACGACAG TGAGAGCTCCTGCTGCGGCTGTGTCAGCTGCTCCAGTAACGGCGGCCACACAGGGAGCTACAGTAAATGTAGGCCCCTCAGTCCCCGCTGAGACTGATACACAGGAGGACACGACTGAGGTGGGAGCCTCCACCGCTCAGCACACAAAGACACCTTCTCCGGTCAACCCTGACACCTCAACTGTCTCCGCTGGTTCAACAACAGCTGCTTCTGAAGTAGAGCCAGCTG GGGAGACCGTTACGGCCCAAGCTCCCGTGGTGATAGTTGTTAAGCGTGAAGCAGGTGAAAAACCCAAGGATGATGACTGTGTGATCTATCGCTATGGGTCCTTCTGCGCTGGCATTGACATTGTTG AGGGCATTGAGAGTTTGAAGATAGTGCAAGTGGACAATGCTCTGATCAAGACTGATGCATTTGAGGTTGAACGAAATGTAGTGGATCTAACTGTCACCTGCCATGGGAG CCTTCCCACAGAGGTGTGTATGTTGGTGTCGGATGCAGACTGTCTGATGCCAGTCCACACCATGTGCAACACAGTGTCGCCCTCTTCTGAGTGCAAGCTGGTACTGCGCCACATTTTCAATGACTCTGGCATCTTCTGCATCAATGTGTCCATGACCAATGATGTCAGTCTGGCAGTCACCAGCGCCAAAGTTAGCGTGACCATGG GTTCCGGTCTGTCCTCAGTGGGCACTGTAGCCATGGTGATAGGGGTCCTGATCATTGCTCTGGTCACTGGATCCGTGGCCTACACTTACAA ACGTTTCAAAGCTTACCGTCCTCTGAAGGAGGAGTCTGTGGTTGGCTCCTCCTCCCAGAGCGCTGAGAGCAGTCCTGGTTGGAGCTCTGGACCTCTGCTGTTTTGGAACCTTCTGAGTCGACAGGCTCCTGTAGAGAACAGCCCACTGCTCGATGACAGGCTTGTGTGA
- the LOC112221752 gene encoding melanocyte protein PMEL-like isoform X3: MYPVWKDEDPRYKDSWKGGKVKFIVGNDAPTLTAAKVTFTIELQFPHNQKVMPDGEVVWAEDFTVNGTRYHQSEPVYPAQNTEWNGVFPDGTPFRKGGDKPPPYVFVWKTWGQYWQVSDGPSSSLTIGTDDVPLGSYIVDIVIYHYRSHEKFIPLGYASTQFSITDQIPFAVSMSQVNDVNEADLSFVQNRAIAFTISLHDPSEYLSDADITYNWDFGDSSGALISRELTVTHTYIVAGGFKPRVVVQAVIPDKACATPAGVIPTGSTVTIGPANLAGTTVRAPAAAVSAAPVTAATQGATVNVGPSVPAETDTQEDTTEVGASTAQHTKTPSPVNPDTSTVSAGSTTAASEVEPAGETVTAQAPVVIVVKREAGEKPKDDDCVIYRYGSFCAGIDIVEGIESLKIVQVDNALIKTDAFEVERNVVDLTVTCHGSLPTEVCMLVSDADCLMPVHTMCNTVSPSSECKLVLRHIFNDSGIFCINVSMTNDVSLAVTSAKVSVTMGSGLSSVGTVAMVIGVLIIALVTGSVAYTYKRFKAYRPLKEESVVGSSSQSAESSPGWSSGPLLFWNLLSRQAPVENSPLLDDRLV, encoded by the exons ATGTATCCGGTGTGGAAAGATGAAGACCCTCGCTACAAAGACTCTTGGAAAG GTGGCAAGGTAAAGTTCATTGTGGGCAATGACGCACCGACCCTGACTGCAGCCAAGGTGACCTTTACCATCGAGCTGCAGTTCCCACACAACCAGAAGGTCATGCCCGATGGAGAGGTGGTGTGGGCTGAGGACTTCACCGTCAATG GAACACGCTACCATCAGTCTGAGCCAGTGTATCCTGCACAGAACACGGAGTGGAACGGAGTCTTCCCCGACGGCACACCTTTCAGGAAGGGTGGTGACAAACCCCCTCCGTATGTGTTTGTATGGAAGACATGGG GTCAGTACTGGCAGGTGTCTGAtggcccctcctcctccctcaccatcGGGACAGACGATGTCCCTCTGGGTTCCTACATAGTGGACATTGTCATCTACCACTACCGCAGCCATGAGAAGTTCATCCCTCTGGGATACGCCTCCACACAGTTCTCCATCACTG ATCAAATCCCCTTTGCCGTCTCGATGAGCCAAGTGAACGACGTCAACGAGGCAGACCTGAGCTTCGTCCAGAACAGAGCGATAGCCTTCACCATCAGTCTCCACGATCCCAGCGAGTACCTGAGTGACGCTGACATCACATACAACTGGGACTTTGGTGACAGCAGCGGAGCTCTCATCTCCAGAGAGCTGACTGTCACCCATACCTACATAGTGGCTGGCGGCTTCAAGCCCCGGGTGGTTGTACAGGCCGTTATCCCTGATAAAGCATGTGCCACACCAGCTGGTGTTATCCCCACTGGTAGCACTGTCACTATTGGGCCTGCCAACCTGGCAGGCACGACAG TGAGAGCTCCTGCTGCGGCTGTGTCAGCTGCTCCAGTAACGGCGGCCACACAGGGAGCTACAGTAAATGTAGGCCCCTCAGTCCCCGCTGAGACTGATACACAGGAGGACACGACTGAGGTGGGAGCCTCCACCGCTCAGCACACAAAGACACCTTCTCCGGTCAACCCTGACACCTCAACTGTCTCCGCTGGTTCAACAACAGCTGCTTCTGAAGTAGAGCCAGCTG GGGAGACCGTTACGGCCCAAGCTCCCGTGGTGATAGTTGTTAAGCGTGAAGCAGGTGAAAAACCCAAGGATGATGACTGTGTGATCTATCGCTATGGGTCCTTCTGCGCTGGCATTGACATTGTTG AGGGCATTGAGAGTTTGAAGATAGTGCAAGTGGACAATGCTCTGATCAAGACTGATGCATTTGAGGTTGAACGAAATGTAGTGGATCTAACTGTCACCTGCCATGGGAG CCTTCCCACAGAGGTGTGTATGTTGGTGTCGGATGCAGACTGTCTGATGCCAGTCCACACCATGTGCAACACAGTGTCGCCCTCTTCTGAGTGCAAGCTGGTACTGCGCCACATTTTCAATGACTCTGGCATCTTCTGCATCAATGTGTCCATGACCAATGATGTCAGTCTGGCAGTCACCAGCGCCAAAGTTAGCGTGACCATGG GTTCCGGTCTGTCCTCAGTGGGCACTGTAGCCATGGTGATAGGGGTCCTGATCATTGCTCTGGTCACTGGATCCGTGGCCTACACTTACAA ACGTTTCAAAGCTTACCGTCCTCTGAAGGAGGAGTCTGTGGTTGGCTCCTCCTCCCAGAGCGCTGAGAGCAGTCCTGGTTGGAGCTCTGGACCTCTGCTGTTTTGGAACCTTCTGAGTCGACAGGCTCCTGTAGAGAACAGCCCACTGCTCGATGACAGGCTTGTGTGA
- the LOC112221752 gene encoding melanocyte protein PMEL-like isoform X1, with translation MWLQYGDQEEERQFHGSQDCTASWEIITTEPKSRFTRYRWWNTKMYPVWKDEDPRYKDSWKGGKVKFIVGNDAPTLTAAKVTFTIELQFPHNQKVMPDGEVVWAEDFTVNGTRYHQSEPVYPAQNTEWNGVFPDGTPFRKGGDKPPPYVFVWKTWGQYWQVSDGPSSSLTIGTDDVPLGSYIVDIVIYHYRSHEKFIPLGYASTQFSITDQIPFAVSMSQVNDVNEADLSFVQNRAIAFTISLHDPSEYLSDADITYNWDFGDSSGALISRELTVTHTYIVAGGFKPRVVVQAVIPDKACATPAGVIPTGSTVTIGPANLAGTTVRAPAAAVSAAPVTAATQGATVNVGPSVPAETDTQEDTTEVGASTAQHTKTPSPVNPDTSTVSAGSTTAASEVEPAGETVTAQAPVVIVVKREAGEKPKDDDCVIYRYGSFCAGIDIVEGIESLKIVQVDNALIKTDAFEVERNVVDLTVTCHGSLPTEVCMLVSDADCLMPVHTMCNTVSPSSECKLVLRHIFNDSGIFCINVSMTNDVSLAVTSAKVSVTMGSGLSSVGTVAMVIGVLIIALVTGSVAYTYKRFKAYRPLKEESVVGSSSQSAESSPGWSSGPLLFWNLLSRQAPVENSPLLDDRLV, from the exons ATGTGGCTACAGTATGGAGACCAAGAGGAAGAAAGACAATTTCATGGGTCCCAAGACTGCACAGCCTCGTGGGAAATAATCACTACAG AGCCCAAAAGTCGCTTCACACGATATCGATGGTGGAATACGAAAATGTATCCGGTGTGGAAAGATGAAGACCCTCGCTACAAAGACTCTTGGAAAG GTGGCAAGGTAAAGTTCATTGTGGGCAATGACGCACCGACCCTGACTGCAGCCAAGGTGACCTTTACCATCGAGCTGCAGTTCCCACACAACCAGAAGGTCATGCCCGATGGAGAGGTGGTGTGGGCTGAGGACTTCACCGTCAATG GAACACGCTACCATCAGTCTGAGCCAGTGTATCCTGCACAGAACACGGAGTGGAACGGAGTCTTCCCCGACGGCACACCTTTCAGGAAGGGTGGTGACAAACCCCCTCCGTATGTGTTTGTATGGAAGACATGGG GTCAGTACTGGCAGGTGTCTGAtggcccctcctcctccctcaccatcGGGACAGACGATGTCCCTCTGGGTTCCTACATAGTGGACATTGTCATCTACCACTACCGCAGCCATGAGAAGTTCATCCCTCTGGGATACGCCTCCACACAGTTCTCCATCACTG ATCAAATCCCCTTTGCCGTCTCGATGAGCCAAGTGAACGACGTCAACGAGGCAGACCTGAGCTTCGTCCAGAACAGAGCGATAGCCTTCACCATCAGTCTCCACGATCCCAGCGAGTACCTGAGTGACGCTGACATCACATACAACTGGGACTTTGGTGACAGCAGCGGAGCTCTCATCTCCAGAGAGCTGACTGTCACCCATACCTACATAGTGGCTGGCGGCTTCAAGCCCCGGGTGGTTGTACAGGCCGTTATCCCTGATAAAGCATGTGCCACACCAGCTGGTGTTATCCCCACTGGTAGCACTGTCACTATTGGGCCTGCCAACCTGGCAGGCACGACAG TGAGAGCTCCTGCTGCGGCTGTGTCAGCTGCTCCAGTAACGGCGGCCACACAGGGAGCTACAGTAAATGTAGGCCCCTCAGTCCCCGCTGAGACTGATACACAGGAGGACACGACTGAGGTGGGAGCCTCCACCGCTCAGCACACAAAGACACCTTCTCCGGTCAACCCTGACACCTCAACTGTCTCCGCTGGTTCAACAACAGCTGCTTCTGAAGTAGAGCCAGCTG GGGAGACCGTTACGGCCCAAGCTCCCGTGGTGATAGTTGTTAAGCGTGAAGCAGGTGAAAAACCCAAGGATGATGACTGTGTGATCTATCGCTATGGGTCCTTCTGCGCTGGCATTGACATTGTTG AGGGCATTGAGAGTTTGAAGATAGTGCAAGTGGACAATGCTCTGATCAAGACTGATGCATTTGAGGTTGAACGAAATGTAGTGGATCTAACTGTCACCTGCCATGGGAG CCTTCCCACAGAGGTGTGTATGTTGGTGTCGGATGCAGACTGTCTGATGCCAGTCCACACCATGTGCAACACAGTGTCGCCCTCTTCTGAGTGCAAGCTGGTACTGCGCCACATTTTCAATGACTCTGGCATCTTCTGCATCAATGTGTCCATGACCAATGATGTCAGTCTGGCAGTCACCAGCGCCAAAGTTAGCGTGACCATGG GTTCCGGTCTGTCCTCAGTGGGCACTGTAGCCATGGTGATAGGGGTCCTGATCATTGCTCTGGTCACTGGATCCGTGGCCTACACTTACAA ACGTTTCAAAGCTTACCGTCCTCTGAAGGAGGAGTCTGTGGTTGGCTCCTCCTCCCAGAGCGCTGAGAGCAGTCCTGGTTGGAGCTCTGGACCTCTGCTGTTTTGGAACCTTCTGAGTCGACAGGCTCCTGTAGAGAACAGCCCACTGCTCGATGACAGGCTTGTGTGA